The following are from one region of the Osmia bicornis bicornis chromosome 8, iOsmBic2.1, whole genome shotgun sequence genome:
- the LOC114877656 gene encoding carbohydrate sulfotransferase 11 isoform X1, with the protein MSAPIRYEYRRKIVHREKMTPRRHVFAVIRRTLLAAGILTLLVLALSSQDTSNNTQQGLLLEEDSNLTPEERLMEEETNAETEKRLYARRKFLAEKCAEEGLDRPGNDSLHRPNAWEFLVNREYHLIWCNVFKAASTSWMYNFNLLAGYSPQFLKASKAVPVSLARQKYPRHTAEELNRFLNDSISFLIVRHPFERLLSAYRDKLEHSLPHTFHSNLGAHIVWHYRSRDPKTNGRHGPRYPLFEEFVRWLLCQWKAGNELDMHWTPVVNFCTPCQVRFDVIAKFETLHEDQDYLIKQAHVGHIIKPEWKNPTRGVQTKDVIKNYFTQLSKSQIKHLYEMFRYDFVLFDYSPDDFIALGRDEDSVLICKK; encoded by the exons ATGTCCGCTCCAA TTCGCTATGAGTACAGGAGGAAGATCGTCCACAGGGAGAAGATGACCCCACGACGACACGTGTTCGCGGTGATACGACGAACGCTACTAGCTGCTGGTATCCTCACGTTATTGGTGTTGGCTTTATCGAGTCAGGACACCAGCAACAACACGCAACAAGGCCTTTTGTTGGAG GAGGATTCGAACCTAACGCCGGAGGAAAGATTGATGGAAGAGGAGACAAACGCCGAAACGGAGAAACGATTGTACGCTAGGAGGAAGTTCCTGGCAGAGAAGTGTGCCGAGGAAGGATTAGACCGACCTGGGAACGACTCTCTTCATAGGCCGAACGCCTGGGAATTCCTTGTAAATAGAGAGTATCATTTGATATGGTGCAACGTGTTCAAAGCGGCTTCTACCTCCTGGATGTACAATTTCAATCTGCTCGCTGG ATACAGTCCACAATTTCTGAAGGCATCAAAAGCCGTACCAGTTTCCTTGGCGAGACAGAAGTATCCTCGACATACGGCAGAAGAATTGAACAGGTTCCTTAACGACAGTATCAGCTTCCTAATCGTTAGACACCCGTTCGAGAGGTTGCTCAGCGCTTACAGAGACAAATTGGAGCACAGTTTACCGCATACATTCCATAGCAATCTTGGAGCTCATATCGTTTGGCATTACAGATCTAGG GATCCAAAAACAAATGGACGACACGGTCCGAGGTATCCGCTATTCGAGGAGTTTGTACGATGGCTATTGTGTCAGTGGAAAGCTGGCAATGAATTGGACATGCACTGGACACCGGTGGTGAACTTCTGTACACCGTGTCAAGTGAGATTCGACGTGATTGCGAAATTTGAAACACTTCAC GAAGACCAAGATTATCTCATAAAGCAAGCGCACGTAGGCCACATCATTAAACCAGAGTGGAAGAATCCCACCAGAGGTGTCCAAACAAaagatgtaataaaaaattacttcACTCAGTTGTCTAAATCACAGATCAAACACCTCTATGAGATGTTTAG GTATGACTTTGTGCTTTTTGATTATTCTCCTGACGATTTTATCGCTCTTGGGAGAGACGAAGACAGTGTACTAATATGTAAAAAATAG
- the LOC114877656 gene encoding carbohydrate sulfotransferase 11 isoform X2, with product MTPRRHVFAVIRRTLLAAGILTLLVLALSSQDTSNNTQQGLLLEEDSNLTPEERLMEEETNAETEKRLYARRKFLAEKCAEEGLDRPGNDSLHRPNAWEFLVNREYHLIWCNVFKAASTSWMYNFNLLAGYSPQFLKASKAVPVSLARQKYPRHTAEELNRFLNDSISFLIVRHPFERLLSAYRDKLEHSLPHTFHSNLGAHIVWHYRSRDPKTNGRHGPRYPLFEEFVRWLLCQWKAGNELDMHWTPVVNFCTPCQVRFDVIAKFETLHEDQDYLIKQAHVGHIIKPEWKNPTRGVQTKDVIKNYFTQLSKSQIKHLYEMFRYDFVLFDYSPDDFIALGRDEDSVLICKK from the exons ATGACCCCACGACGACACGTGTTCGCGGTGATACGACGAACGCTACTAGCTGCTGGTATCCTCACGTTATTGGTGTTGGCTTTATCGAGTCAGGACACCAGCAACAACACGCAACAAGGCCTTTTGTTGGAG GAGGATTCGAACCTAACGCCGGAGGAAAGATTGATGGAAGAGGAGACAAACGCCGAAACGGAGAAACGATTGTACGCTAGGAGGAAGTTCCTGGCAGAGAAGTGTGCCGAGGAAGGATTAGACCGACCTGGGAACGACTCTCTTCATAGGCCGAACGCCTGGGAATTCCTTGTAAATAGAGAGTATCATTTGATATGGTGCAACGTGTTCAAAGCGGCTTCTACCTCCTGGATGTACAATTTCAATCTGCTCGCTGG ATACAGTCCACAATTTCTGAAGGCATCAAAAGCCGTACCAGTTTCCTTGGCGAGACAGAAGTATCCTCGACATACGGCAGAAGAATTGAACAGGTTCCTTAACGACAGTATCAGCTTCCTAATCGTTAGACACCCGTTCGAGAGGTTGCTCAGCGCTTACAGAGACAAATTGGAGCACAGTTTACCGCATACATTCCATAGCAATCTTGGAGCTCATATCGTTTGGCATTACAGATCTAGG GATCCAAAAACAAATGGACGACACGGTCCGAGGTATCCGCTATTCGAGGAGTTTGTACGATGGCTATTGTGTCAGTGGAAAGCTGGCAATGAATTGGACATGCACTGGACACCGGTGGTGAACTTCTGTACACCGTGTCAAGTGAGATTCGACGTGATTGCGAAATTTGAAACACTTCAC GAAGACCAAGATTATCTCATAAAGCAAGCGCACGTAGGCCACATCATTAAACCAGAGTGGAAGAATCCCACCAGAGGTGTCCAAACAAaagatgtaataaaaaattacttcACTCAGTTGTCTAAATCACAGATCAAACACCTCTATGAGATGTTTAG GTATGACTTTGTGCTTTTTGATTATTCTCCTGACGATTTTATCGCTCTTGGGAGAGACGAAGACAGTGTACTAATATGTAAAAAATAG